From a single Lentisphaera profundi genomic region:
- the secE gene encoding preprotein translocase subunit SecE produces the protein MSNPVRKVSKYTIDVVEELKRCSWPGKSELVQSSILVLITCILLAIFVQFADQILQTLIELI, from the coding sequence ATGTCTAATCCAGTTAGAAAAGTAAGTAAGTACACAATTGATGTCGTAGAAGAGCTTAAACGCTGTTCATGGCCAGGTAAGTCAGAGTTGGTTCAATCCAGCATTTTGGTTTTAATTACCTGTATTTTACTTGCTATATTTGTTCAGTTCGCTGATCAGATTCTTCAGACGCTTATAGAATTAATCTAA
- the rpmG gene encoding 50S ribosomal protein L33 — translation MAREIVTLQCTETGERTYSTTKNKTNTPGRLEKKKFNPKVRRHTLYRETK, via the coding sequence ATGGCACGCGAAATTGTAACTCTTCAGTGTACTGAAACTGGCGAAAGAACTTATTCTACTACTAAAAACAAAACGAACACTCCAGGTCGTCTTGAGAAGAAAAAGTTTAATCCAAAAGTTCGCAGACACACACTGTACAGAGAGACCAAGTAA
- the nusG gene encoding transcription termination/antitermination protein NusG, giving the protein MEKPGQWYTLQSLSGKENKARLDLERRVEQDSMQEFVLEVLLPTEKVTTVRQGKKITQNRKFYPGYLFVNVDLIDENGNTREDVWHFVKDTYGIINFLGGDRPVPLSDEEIQEIRRKLEVTEDVAKPKIEYTVGEIIKIKEGPFESFEGTVTEVDADRGKLQVSVIIFGRSTPVDVEYDQVEKNEFD; this is encoded by the coding sequence ATGGAAAAGCCCGGTCAATGGTACACGCTTCAATCTCTTTCAGGGAAAGAAAATAAGGCTCGCTTAGATTTAGAACGCCGCGTTGAACAAGATTCAATGCAAGAGTTCGTCTTAGAGGTTTTACTTCCTACCGAAAAAGTGACCACTGTGCGCCAGGGTAAGAAGATTACCCAAAACAGAAAGTTCTATCCCGGTTACCTTTTTGTCAATGTTGACCTAATTGATGAGAACGGGAATACTAGAGAAGATGTCTGGCATTTTGTTAAAGATACATACGGCATTATTAATTTCTTAGGTGGCGATCGCCCTGTACCTCTTTCTGATGAAGAGATACAAGAGATCAGGCGCAAGCTTGAAGTCACCGAAGATGTTGCTAAACCTAAAATTGAATATACCGTTGGCGAAATCATCAAAATCAAAGAAGGTCCTTTCGAAAGTTTCGAAGGCACTGTAACTGAAGTAGATGCAGATCGTGGTAAACTTCAAGTATCTGTTATAATCTTTGGTCGTTCAACTCCTGTGGATGTTGAATATGATCAAGTAGAAAAAAACGAATTCGACTAG